The following are encoded in a window of Clostridium thermarum genomic DNA:
- a CDS encoding Spo0E family sporulation regulatory protein-aspartic acid phosphatase, with protein MINKVCLIKNIEALRERLCQTLTYLDPTDITVVNISQELDKYIVLYEKSKCLVIEGT; from the coding sequence AAGTATGTTTGATTAAAAATATTGAGGCTCTAAGGGAAAGACTTTGTCAGACCTTGACATATTTAGATCCAACGGACATCACAGTCGTTAACATAAGTCAAGAATTGGACAAGTATATCGTACTTTACGAAAAATCAAAATGTTTAGTTATAGAAGGTACATAA
- a CDS encoding DUF1292 domain-containing protein: protein MEEREIMAFKDESGNKIECEVVARLQVDQKNYMILSPVEGGDEDAFAFRVDEEDGNVVYNFVEDEEEFERVQKKYKEYLEEE, encoded by the coding sequence TTGGAAGAAAGAGAAATAATGGCCTTTAAGGACGAGTCAGGAAATAAGATAGAATGTGAAGTAGTTGCAAGATTACAGGTAGACCAAAAAAACTATATGATTTTGTCACCGGTGGAAGGCGGCGATGAGGATGCTTTCGCCTTTAGGGTGGATGAGGAAGATGGTAATGTAGTTTATAATTTTGTAGAAGATGAAGAAGAGTTTGAAAGAGTACAAAAAAAATATAAAGAATACCTGGAAGAAGAATAA
- a CDS encoding ECF transporter S component — translation MINVRKLTITAVLTCLAIIIPLYFGVLSVQIPPVFSATLASHVPMFLAMFLGPFSAAFVGIGSALGFLMTKGAVIAARAAMHIFVGIAGAVLLRKGVSFTKVVAITSPVHAILEAIVVILLTGQIEFALLTVGVGTLIHHFIDGGFTAIFVKSLSKAGRKEFVVNK, via the coding sequence ATGATAAATGTAAGAAAATTAACAATCACAGCAGTATTAACTTGCTTAGCAATTATTATTCCTTTATATTTTGGTGTACTTAGTGTACAGATTCCACCAGTTTTCTCAGCTACATTGGCTTCTCATGTACCAATGTTTTTAGCAATGTTTTTGGGACCATTCTCAGCAGCCTTCGTTGGAATAGGATCAGCATTAGGCTTTTTGATGACAAAAGGTGCTGTTATTGCTGCAAGAGCTGCAATGCACATTTTTGTTGGAATAGCAGGAGCAGTATTACTTAGAAAGGGAGTATCCTTTACTAAGGTGGTAGCTATAACATCTCCGGTACATGCCATACTTGAGGCTATAGTGGTTATACTGTTGACTGGTCAAATAGAATTTGCCCTCCTCACTGTAGGAGTGGGAACCTTAATTCATCACTTTATCGATGGTGGTTTTACTGCCATCTTTGTAAAATCATTATCAAAAGCAGGAAGAAAAGAATTTGTTGTAAACAAATAA
- the def gene encoding peptide deformylase yields MAVRKILQYGDKALKTPCEKVEKIDKQILKLIKDMQDTLYNCDGIGLAAPQIGVLKRVILIDMRDDDFQPIILINPEIIEAEGKEISIEGCLSYVGYEGEVERPKKVKVRGITSEGRIVEYTAEGLLARAFCHEIDHLNGIMYIDRTQKVYKIED; encoded by the coding sequence ATGGCGGTAAGAAAGATATTACAATATGGGGACAAAGCATTAAAGACACCTTGTGAAAAGGTTGAAAAGATAGATAAGCAAATTTTGAAACTCATAAAGGACATGCAGGATACACTGTACAACTGTGATGGCATTGGCTTAGCAGCGCCACAGATTGGAGTTTTAAAAAGAGTTATACTCATAGACATGAGAGACGACGATTTTCAACCTATAATACTGATAAATCCAGAAATAATTGAAGCTGAGGGTAAAGAAATCAGTATAGAAGGCTGTCTAAGCTATGTAGGTTATGAAGGAGAAGTTGAAAGACCCAAAAAGGTGAAGGTAAGGGGCATTACCTCAGAGGGTAGAATCGTAGAGTATACGGCTGAAGGATTATTGGCAAGGGCCTTTTGTCATGAAATAGATCACTTGAATGGCATAATGTATATAGATAGGACCCAAAAAGTTTATAAGATAGAAGACTAA
- a CDS encoding V-type ATP synthase subunit D has product MARLNVNPTRMELSNLKKRLVTAVRGHKLLKDKQDELMRRFIDLVKYNDELRKDVEKELGSSLKEFLMARAVMSSELLEEAIMYPKEKIGVEVTNRNIMSVNVPVMSFRRQMGEDKGSIYPYGFASTSGELDSAIDKLYGILPKLLELAEVEKSSQLMADEIEKTRRRVNALEYATIPQLRETIRYIKMKLDEDERGNITRLMKVKSLMVEQQNQLQ; this is encoded by the coding sequence ATGGCAAGACTTAATGTCAATCCTACGAGAATGGAGCTTAGCAATCTGAAGAAGAGACTTGTAACCGCCGTAAGAGGCCACAAGCTGCTCAAGGATAAACAGGATGAGCTTATGAGAAGATTCATCGACCTTGTTAAATACAACGATGAGCTTAGAAAAGATGTTGAAAAAGAGCTTGGAAGCTCTCTGAAGGAATTTCTCATGGCCAGAGCAGTAATGTCTTCAGAACTTTTGGAAGAAGCTATTATGTACCCAAAAGAAAAAATTGGTGTAGAAGTAACCAACAGAAACATAATGAGCGTTAACGTTCCTGTAATGAGTTTTAGAAGGCAGATGGGTGAAGACAAGGGAAGCATATACCCCTATGGTTTTGCTTCCACCTCCGGCGAACTGGACTCAGCCATCGATAAGCTCTACGGAATCCTTCCCAAGCTCCTTGAATTGGCGGAAGTAGAAAAGTCCAGCCAGCTCATGGCCGATGAAATAGAGAAGACCCGTAGAAGGGTTAACGCCCTAGAATATGCTACAATACCACAACTCAGAGAGACAATCAGATATATCAAGATGAAGCTGGATGAGGATGAGAGAGGAAATATCACAAGACTTATGAAGGTTAAATCTCTCATGGTGGAACAACAGAATCAATTACAATAA
- a CDS encoding V-type ATP synthase subunit B produces MLKEYRTIKEVVGPLMVVEQVEGAKYEELVEIELLNGEIRRGRVLEINEDKAVVQLFEGPAGINLRDSKARFLGRPLEISLSEDMLGRVFDGLGRPKDDGPMLIPETKSDINGVPMNPVSRDYPNEFIQTGISAIDGLNTLVRGQKLPVFSGSGLPHAELAAQITRQARVLNSDSKFAVVFAAIGITFEEAQFFIDDFTKTGAIDRTVMFMNLANDPAVERISTPRMALTTAEFLAYQKGMHVLVIMTDMTNYAEALRQVSAARKEVPGRRGYPGYLYTDLANLYERAGRIRGKEGSITQIPILTMPEDDKTHPIPDLTGYITEGQIILSRELYRKGVMPPIDVLPSLSRLKDKGIGKGKTREDHADTMNQLFSAYAQGKQAKELAAILGESALSDTDKLYAKFAEGFEKEYVSQGFTTNRTIEETLNLGWKLLSILPKTELKRIRDEYLEKYLPKREDD; encoded by the coding sequence ATGCTTAAGGAGTACAGAACCATTAAAGAAGTAGTTGGCCCACTGATGGTAGTTGAACAGGTAGAAGGTGCTAAGTACGAGGAATTAGTTGAAATAGAGCTTCTTAACGGAGAAATCCGCCGAGGCAGAGTGCTTGAAATAAATGAAGATAAGGCTGTTGTGCAGCTTTTTGAAGGCCCTGCAGGTATAAATCTAAGGGACAGTAAAGCAAGATTTTTAGGAAGACCTCTTGAAATATCTCTTTCAGAAGATATGCTGGGAAGAGTATTTGACGGATTGGGAAGACCAAAGGACGACGGTCCAATGCTTATACCAGAGACTAAATCAGATATCAACGGTGTACCTATGAATCCTGTTTCAAGAGACTATCCTAATGAGTTTATACAAACAGGAATTTCCGCTATTGACGGACTAAACACATTGGTTAGAGGACAAAAGCTTCCGGTGTTCTCCGGATCCGGACTGCCTCACGCCGAATTAGCAGCACAAATAACAAGACAGGCAAGAGTTCTGAACTCAGATTCAAAGTTCGCCGTTGTGTTTGCTGCCATAGGTATTACGTTTGAAGAAGCCCAGTTCTTTATAGATGACTTCACAAAGACCGGAGCCATTGACAGGACAGTAATGTTTATGAACCTTGCCAATGACCCGGCAGTTGAAAGAATATCAACCCCAAGAATGGCCCTAACTACAGCTGAATTCTTGGCATACCAAAAGGGGATGCATGTTCTGGTTATCATGACAGACATGACTAACTATGCAGAAGCCCTACGACAGGTATCAGCAGCAAGAAAGGAAGTTCCGGGCAGAAGAGGTTACCCTGGATATCTATATACAGACCTTGCTAACCTATACGAAAGAGCAGGACGAATCAGAGGAAAAGAAGGATCTATTACACAGATACCAATCCTGACAATGCCTGAGGACGATAAAACTCATCCTATTCCTGACCTTACCGGTTATATAACTGAAGGACAGATAATCCTAAGCAGAGAACTTTACAGAAAAGGGGTTATGCCTCCAATAGATGTTCTGCCATCCCTATCAAGACTTAAGGACAAAGGTATAGGAAAGGGAAAAACCAGAGAAGATCATGCAGATACTATGAATCAGCTGTTCTCAGCCTATGCTCAAGGTAAGCAGGCAAAGGAATTGGCAGCAATCCTTGGAGAATCAGCACTTTCAGACACTGATAAGCTCTATGCGAAATTTGCCGAAGGTTTTGAAAAGGAATATGTTTCTCAGGGCTTTACAACAAACAGAACCATTGAGGAAACTTTAAATCTTGGATGGAAGCTCCTATCCATACTTCCAAAGACTGAGCTTAAGAGAATCAGAGATGAGTATCTGGAAAAGTACCTGCCCAAGAGAGAGGATGATTAA
- a CDS encoding V-type ATP synthase subunit A — protein MKTGRIVKVSGPLVVAEGMEDASVYDVVRVSDKRLIGEIIEMRGDRASIQVYEETVGLGPGEPVYTTGEPLSVELGPGLLEAMFDGIQRPLNAIRDQRGDWLDRGVEVNPLDREKVWHFTPTKKVGDKVSAGDIIGVVQETTVIEHRIMVPYGIEGELTYIQEGDYTVVDKVAEVKTSKGAKEITLMQKWPVRRGRPVKQKLNPVGPMVTGQRVIDTFFPVTKGGTACVPGPFGSGKTVVQHQLAKWADVEIVVYVGCGERGNEMTDVLNEFPELKDPKTGESLMKRTVLIANTSNMPVAAREASIYTGITIAEYFRDMGYSVALMADSTSRWAEALREMSGRLEEMPGEEGYPAYLGSRLAEFYERAGKVICLGEDGREGALTAIGAVSPPGGDLSEPVTQSTLRIVKVFWGLDSQLAYRRHFPAINWLSSYSLYLEKVSGWMDENVGENWTKLRIRAMAMLQEEAELQEIVRLVGYDALSERDQLKLEIARSIREDYLQQNAFHEVDSYASFAKQYKMLQLVLSFEDEAKRALDAGVYLKKILGLEERDKIARAKYIPEADIARMDAIAEEIKAAIDRLISEGGIVNA, from the coding sequence TTGAAGACAGGGAGAATAGTCAAGGTTTCAGGTCCTCTTGTAGTTGCAGAGGGCATGGAAGATGCAAGTGTATATGACGTTGTCAGAGTAAGTGATAAACGTCTTATTGGTGAAATAATAGAAATGCGAGGCGATAGAGCTTCCATTCAGGTATATGAAGAAACTGTAGGTCTTGGACCTGGAGAACCGGTTTACACTACCGGAGAACCACTAAGTGTGGAACTTGGACCAGGACTTTTAGAAGCTATGTTTGATGGAATACAAAGGCCTCTTAATGCCATAAGAGACCAAAGGGGAGATTGGCTGGACAGAGGTGTTGAGGTTAATCCGTTGGACAGAGAGAAGGTATGGCATTTTACTCCTACAAAAAAGGTGGGAGATAAAGTATCTGCCGGAGATATAATCGGAGTGGTTCAAGAAACAACTGTAATTGAGCATAGAATAATGGTTCCTTACGGTATTGAAGGAGAACTTACTTACATTCAGGAAGGTGACTATACCGTAGTGGATAAGGTCGCGGAAGTAAAAACTTCAAAGGGAGCAAAAGAAATTACTTTGATGCAAAAGTGGCCGGTTAGAAGGGGAAGACCGGTTAAGCAGAAGTTAAATCCGGTAGGTCCTATGGTAACTGGACAGAGAGTAATAGATACCTTTTTCCCAGTAACAAAAGGAGGAACTGCCTGTGTTCCGGGACCCTTCGGAAGCGGTAAGACCGTAGTTCAGCACCAGCTTGCAAAATGGGCTGATGTTGAAATAGTTGTTTACGTTGGCTGCGGTGAACGTGGAAATGAAATGACTGACGTTTTAAATGAATTCCCGGAATTGAAGGACCCAAAGACCGGAGAATCCTTAATGAAGAGGACAGTGCTTATAGCAAACACTTCTAATATGCCGGTGGCAGCTAGAGAAGCCTCAATTTATACAGGTATAACCATAGCTGAGTATTTCAGAGATATGGGATATTCTGTAGCTCTAATGGCAGACTCTACTTCAAGGTGGGCAGAAGCGCTTAGAGAAATGTCCGGAAGACTGGAAGAAATGCCCGGTGAAGAAGGATACCCTGCATATCTTGGTTCACGACTGGCTGAGTTCTATGAAAGAGCAGGTAAGGTTATATGTCTTGGAGAAGATGGAAGAGAAGGAGCACTGACAGCTATAGGCGCAGTATCACCTCCGGGAGGAGACCTATCTGAACCGGTAACTCAGTCAACCTTAAGAATTGTTAAGGTATTCTGGGGCTTGGATTCACAGCTTGCCTACAGAAGACATTTCCCTGCAATCAACTGGCTTAGCTCTTATTCTCTTTATTTAGAAAAAGTAAGCGGTTGGATGGATGAAAATGTCGGAGAAAATTGGACTAAGCTCAGAATAAGAGCTATGGCTATGTTACAAGAGGAAGCTGAGTTACAGGAAATTGTAAGACTTGTAGGTTATGATGCTCTCTCAGAAAGGGATCAGCTGAAGCTTGAAATTGCTAGGTCCATCAGAGAAGATTACCTGCAGCAGAACGCTTTCCACGAAGTAGATTCCTATGCATCCTTTGCAAAGCAGTATAAAATGCTGCAACTTGTTTTAAGCTTTGAGGATGAGGCAAAGAGAGCTCTTGATGCGGGAGTATATTTGAAGAAGATACTTGGATTGGAAGAAAGAGATAAAATAGCCAGAGCAAAATATATCCCTGAAGCTGATATAGCTAGAATGGACGCTATTGCTGAGGAAATCAAGGCAGCTATAGACAGACTAATCAGTGAAGGAGGTATAGTAAATGCTTAA
- a CDS encoding V-type ATP synthase subunit F, which produces MYKIAVVGDKDSVLAFKALGIEVFPVYGEEDARKTVDRLAASNYAVIFITEQAAKDIEETIARYNRSMLPSIILIPSNQGSLNIGLQRIRDNVEKAVGVNILDNNQ; this is translated from the coding sequence ATGTATAAGATAGCTGTTGTTGGAGATAAGGATTCCGTATTAGCCTTCAAAGCATTAGGAATAGAAGTATTTCCGGTATACGGCGAAGAAGACGCTAGGAAAACCGTAGACCGTTTAGCAGCCAGTAACTATGCAGTAATATTTATAACAGAACAGGCTGCAAAGGATATTGAGGAAACAATAGCAAGATACAATAGATCTATGCTGCCTTCAATAATACTAATTCCAAGTAATCAAGGAAGCCTTAATATTGGATTACAAAGAATAAGAGACAATGTTGAAAAAGCAGTAGGTGTAAATATACTTGACAATAATCAGTAA
- a CDS encoding V-type ATP synthase subunit C — MNNMVFTNVIPRLRVLETRLLDKAKLDRMIDSNSAWDAVKVLQETEYAAHMSHVKRAEDYEEMLSEELKRVYKLLYDISPVKSVVDVMSIRYDYHNIKVLIKAKALKEDFSQLLVPVGMLEAEKLKNAIRNDNYSDLPAIMRDAIEEAQKDFENTKDPQRIDLIIDRYMFRHILSLVKEIDNSFVERYVKFQIDLTNIKSLIRVKKQNKGRDFLVSVLIDGGNIDKDRLISLLMDTVESIPGRLSYTDYVEPLRAGVEEYLKTGSLNSLEKLTDDYIMKMMKDAKYVSFGPEPVIAYLFAKENEIKLIRIIMVGKINAMDAELIRERLRDNYV, encoded by the coding sequence ATGAATAATATGGTTTTTACCAATGTTATACCTAGGCTCAGAGTTCTGGAAACCCGATTACTGGATAAAGCTAAGTTAGATAGAATGATAGACAGTAATAGTGCATGGGATGCAGTAAAGGTACTGCAGGAAACTGAGTATGCTGCTCATATGTCTCATGTAAAAAGGGCTGAGGACTATGAAGAAATGTTAAGCGAAGAACTGAAAAGAGTTTATAAGCTCCTATATGATATCAGTCCCGTAAAGTCCGTAGTAGATGTTATGAGTATAAGATACGATTATCACAATATAAAGGTGTTGATTAAGGCTAAGGCTTTAAAGGAGGATTTCTCACAACTTTTAGTTCCTGTAGGGATGCTTGAGGCAGAAAAACTAAAGAATGCCATAAGAAATGATAACTATAGTGATTTACCGGCCATTATGAGAGATGCCATAGAGGAAGCACAAAAGGATTTTGAAAATACTAAGGATCCTCAAAGGATTGATTTAATTATTGACAGATATATGTTCAGACATATACTATCTTTAGTTAAGGAAATTGATAATAGCTTCGTAGAACGTTATGTAAAGTTCCAAATTGATTTAACAAACATAAAATCTCTCATTAGGGTGAAAAAGCAAAATAAGGGAAGAGACTTTTTAGTTTCAGTACTTATTGATGGGGGAAACATCGACAAGGATAGGCTTATATCCTTATTGATGGATACAGTAGAGAGCATACCAGGGAGACTTTCCTACACAGATTATGTTGAACCATTGAGAGCTGGAGTTGAGGAATACCTGAAAACTGGTTCCTTAAATAGTTTAGAAAAGCTAACCGATGATTATATTATGAAAATGATGAAAGATGCAAAATATGTAAGCTTTGGGCCGGAGCCGGTTATTGCATATCTCTTTGCAAAGGAAAATGAAATAAAGCTTATCAGAATAATTATGGTAGGAAAAATTAATGCAATGGATGCTGAATTGATTAGGGAAAGGCTGCGTGATAACTATGTATAA
- a CDS encoding V-type ATP synthase subunit E, whose protein sequence is MSDINVLIDKIIKDAERQVQEILQSAAEEEKAIVAKRIAAAEAEKAEKITKAKSEAVLKKERVISSATLEARNRKLAAKQEIISKVFDQALESMKTLPQDRYLSFIKNSLIALDLKGNETIRISKQDINKIDEAFLAGINSILSSEGKAGNLKLSSNYGDFSGGFIVENGGIEINYTIEALLDSLKDDLVNEVANILFS, encoded by the coding sequence ATGTCTGATATAAATGTTCTTATAGATAAGATAATAAAGGATGCAGAACGACAAGTGCAGGAGATTCTGCAGTCCGCTGCTGAAGAGGAGAAGGCCATAGTTGCAAAACGAATAGCCGCTGCTGAAGCGGAAAAAGCGGAAAAGATTACTAAGGCAAAGTCAGAAGCAGTATTAAAGAAAGAGAGAGTGATTTCCTCTGCTACCCTAGAGGCTAGAAATAGAAAACTTGCTGCAAAGCAGGAGATTATTTCAAAGGTCTTTGACCAAGCACTGGAAAGTATGAAGACTCTTCCTCAGGATCGATATTTAAGCTTTATTAAAAACAGCTTAATTGCACTAGATTTAAAGGGCAATGAGACCATTAGGATTTCAAAGCAAGACATTAACAAAATTGATGAAGCCTTCCTAGCAGGTATAAATAGTATATTAAGCTCTGAAGGTAAAGCAGGTAACCTCAAGCTAAGTTCCAATTATGGAGACTTTTCCGGAGGCTTTATAGTTGAAAATGGTGGTATAGAAATAAACTATACCATCGAAGCCTTATTAGACTCTTTAAAGGACGATTTAGTAAACGAGGTAGCAAATATATTATTTAGTTAA
- a CDS encoding V-type ATP synthase subunit K, whose translation MTFIQFLVENNGGFILGALGIALAVGMAGVGSAKGVGIVGQAAAGLMTEQPEKFGKSLVLELLPGTQGLYGFVIGLLVLGRLDFNMSLQAGAYYLIACLPIAIAGLWSAIAQGKAAAAGIAILAKRPEHNTKGIIYAAMVETYALLGFVASILLVFQGNF comes from the coding sequence ATGACATTCATTCAATTTTTAGTAGAAAATAATGGTGGATTTATATTGGGAGCTTTAGGTATAGCACTTGCAGTAGGTATGGCAGGTGTTGGATCAGCAAAGGGTGTAGGTATAGTAGGTCAAGCTGCTGCAGGACTAATGACTGAACAGCCGGAAAAGTTCGGTAAATCACTTGTACTAGAATTGCTACCAGGTACACAGGGGCTATACGGTTTTGTTATTGGCTTGCTAGTTTTGGGAAGATTGGATTTTAATATGTCACTACAAGCAGGGGCTTATTATCTTATAGCATGTCTTCCAATAGCAATTGCCGGTTTATGGTCTGCTATAGCTCAAGGAAAGGCAGCTGCAGCTGGTATAGCAATTCTAGCAAAGAGACCAGAACATAATACAAAGGGTATTATTTACGCAGCTATGGTTGAAACTTATGCACTTTTAGGCTTCGTTGCATCAATACTTTTAGTATTCCAAGGAAACTTCTAA
- a CDS encoding V-type ATP synthase subunit I, translating into MAIVKMNKFTLLAFESMRDKILEELQKFEGVEFINLQREELLEENQHLKDLDKDAVLSDYTKYEENLSKLKFAIEFLRNYVPPKSALKAIKEGKREMTYSELKNKVESSNWLELYSEVKEKDQRIAAIDSEISKNKTEIEGLQPWSPLDVSFEDLKSTKYFSIFIGSVAKETEQPMLNELKETVGQVYTEIVNRDNKNTYFIVVAHKEKKEELLETLKRFGFSQLTVSYTASPLEVISGLEDEISALTEEKSKIVEEVKAYEDKLAIFEMAYDYYSSILLRMEAPKNFLKTGRVVAIAGWNTAESNEELERVIKEALGDNYYLAFEEVEEKDIEDVPIKLKNNLVAKNFENITEMYSMPRYNEIDPTPLLAPFYLVFFGMMVADAGYGALIFLGTLLIKALFNLDEGKKNMMDFFFWLSIPTMVFGVIFGSFFGDIIKLTPIIDPINDITKVLILSVGMGVVQIFFGLGIKAYMLIRNGDILGAIYDVASWIITLIGGGLFLGGSMIGLSAAAINGGKYAMIAGMLLIVLFSGRHIKNYGVRIGSGLYALYGVTSYIGDLVSYTRLMALGLAGGQLANALNLIIRMFPGWAILVLGPILFILFHIFNIFLSLLGAYVHTCRLQYVEYFSKFYEGGGRAFSPFKMINNYVQIKRD; encoded by the coding sequence ATGGCAATAGTTAAAATGAATAAGTTTACTCTGCTTGCCTTTGAATCTATGAGAGATAAAATTCTGGAGGAACTTCAGAAGTTTGAAGGTGTTGAATTTATTAACCTTCAAAGAGAGGAGTTACTCGAAGAAAACCAACACCTGAAGGATTTAGACAAAGATGCTGTTCTCTCCGACTATACTAAGTATGAAGAAAATCTCTCAAAACTAAAGTTTGCTATTGAATTCCTTAGAAATTATGTACCGCCAAAGTCTGCCTTAAAAGCAATTAAGGAAGGCAAAAGGGAGATGACTTATAGCGAGCTTAAGAATAAAGTAGAAAGCAGCAATTGGCTGGAACTGTATTCTGAGGTAAAGGAAAAAGACCAGAGGATAGCAGCTATTGACAGCGAGATATCAAAGAATAAAACGGAGATAGAGGGGTTACAACCCTGGTCCCCATTAGATGTATCTTTTGAGGATTTGAAAAGTACAAAATACTTTAGCATCTTTATAGGTTCTGTGGCAAAAGAAACAGAGCAACCTATGCTGAATGAACTCAAAGAAACTGTAGGCCAAGTTTATACAGAGATAGTCAACAGAGATAATAAAAATACTTATTTTATAGTTGTAGCTCATAAGGAAAAGAAAGAAGAGTTATTGGAAACCTTAAAGAGATTTGGCTTCAGTCAGTTAACTGTGAGTTACACCGCTAGTCCGCTTGAGGTTATTTCTGGTTTGGAGGATGAAATTTCAGCATTAACAGAAGAAAAATCGAAAATAGTAGAAGAGGTTAAGGCCTATGAAGATAAATTAGCTATTTTCGAAATGGCTTATGATTATTATTCAAGTATTCTGCTGCGTATGGAGGCACCTAAAAACTTCTTAAAAACCGGAAGGGTTGTAGCAATAGCCGGATGGAATACCGCTGAAAGCAATGAAGAATTAGAGAGAGTTATTAAAGAGGCTTTGGGTGATAACTACTATCTAGCCTTTGAAGAGGTAGAAGAGAAAGACATTGAAGATGTTCCAATAAAATTAAAAAATAACTTAGTAGCGAAAAATTTTGAGAATATCACAGAGATGTATAGTATGCCAAGATATAATGAAATTGACCCAACCCCACTTCTGGCACCTTTTTACTTGGTATTCTTTGGTATGATGGTTGCCGATGCTGGTTACGGAGCCTTGATATTCCTTGGAACCCTGCTAATAAAAGCATTGTTTAATCTGGATGAGGGCAAAAAGAATATGATGGACTTTTTCTTTTGGCTCAGTATTCCTACTATGGTCTTCGGAGTAATATTTGGCTCTTTCTTTGGAGATATTATTAAATTAACGCCAATTATAGATCCGATAAATGATATCACTAAAGTATTGATATTGTCAGTAGGAATGGGAGTAGTTCAAATATTCTTTGGACTTGGTATAAAGGCTTATATGCTTATTAGAAATGGAGATATTCTTGGTGCTATCTATGATGTAGCTTCTTGGATTATTACCTTGATAGGTGGAGGTCTTTTCTTAGGCGGTAGCATGATAGGCCTTTCAGCTGCAGCTATAAATGGCGGAAAGTATGCCATGATTGCAGGTATGCTGCTCATAGTTCTATTTTCGGGAAGACATATAAAAAATTACGGGGTACGAATAGGATCAGGCTTATATGCTTTATATGGTGTTACTTCATATATCGGTGATTTAGTATCATATACAAGACTAATGGCCTTAGGACTTGCAGGAGGACAGTTGGCAAACGCACTTAACCTTATCATAAGAATGTTCCCTGGCTGGGCTATATTAGTTTTAGGTCCAATTTTATTTATATTGTTCCATATATTTAACATATTCTTATCACTGCTGGGTGCATATGTTCATACTTGCAGACTACAATATGTTGAATACTTTTCAAAGTTTTATGAAGGTGGAGGAAGAGCATTTTCACCTTTTAAAATGATTAATAACTATGTACAAATTAAAAGAGATTAG
- a CDS encoding ATPase gives MALEVINSLKEAETKADLIISEAVANKKEIIKAAEQRANEEYDKIMAEANSEAKSIIDDALLEAQQEVTPIAEKSRKEAEEILNLSCDKLSKAVNMVIERIVKTDGNS, from the coding sequence TTGGCACTAGAAGTTATAAATAGTCTAAAAGAGGCTGAAACTAAAGCTGACCTGATAATTAGCGAAGCTGTAGCAAATAAAAAGGAAATTATTAAAGCGGCAGAGCAAAGGGCAAATGAGGAATATGACAAAATAATGGCAGAAGCGAATAGTGAAGCTAAAAGCATAATAGATGATGCACTTTTAGAAGCACAGCAGGAGGTAACACCTATAGCAGAAAAAAGTAGGAAGGAAGCTGAGGAAATATTAAATTTATCCTGCGATAAGCTAAGTAAGGCTGTAAACATGGTAATTGAGAGGATAGTGAAGACAGATGGCAATAGTTAA